A region of Kribbella sp. NBC_01245 DNA encodes the following proteins:
- a CDS encoding ABC transporter substrate-binding protein — translation MRRSGYRRTVGLLLVAGLGLTAAACGSDGKKDEAQGPADPNAPVTITVGCQPPKSNAKEREAWDADVAEFKKLHPNITIESKDAFPCINPDTFQAKLAGGTVEDVFYVYYTDVQKIVANKQAADISEYVGQVKALKDIRPDVISVFKDGDKTYGLPRSNYSTGLVYNRKLFTQAGLDPDSPPKTWAEVHAAAKKIAGLGSGYVGFGEYSAGNTGGWHFAASLYGRGGEMVSEDGKAAAFNSPEGKAVLENLKQMRWTDNSMGAKQLLQWEDLMRMMGGGKLGMMIGAPDVVQSVNNDFQGKFEDYGVTALPESDGKSSLSGGDGYMFNAKATPEKIRAGLLWLEFHELTPGKGQFNYERSKAQGRPVGLPIPDLYGKTAPGEEIATLRKKYATIPVEHFTPYVDGNANVTNKLEPPKAQELYAILDVAMSAVLTRQDADIDKLLADAESKANKVLDKLS, via the coding sequence ATGAGGAGATCGGGCTACCGCAGGACAGTGGGCCTGTTGCTTGTGGCGGGACTCGGCCTGACGGCCGCCGCCTGTGGGTCGGACGGGAAGAAGGACGAGGCGCAGGGCCCCGCGGACCCGAACGCGCCGGTGACGATCACCGTCGGCTGCCAGCCGCCGAAGTCGAACGCCAAGGAGCGCGAGGCCTGGGACGCCGACGTCGCGGAGTTCAAGAAGTTGCACCCGAACATCACGATCGAGAGCAAGGACGCCTTCCCTTGCATCAACCCGGACACATTCCAGGCGAAGCTGGCCGGCGGCACGGTGGAGGACGTCTTCTACGTCTACTACACCGACGTACAGAAGATCGTGGCGAACAAGCAGGCCGCCGATATCAGCGAGTACGTCGGCCAGGTCAAGGCGCTCAAGGACATCCGGCCGGACGTGATCAGCGTCTTCAAGGACGGCGACAAGACGTACGGCCTGCCGCGCAGCAACTACTCCACCGGCCTGGTCTACAACCGCAAGCTCTTCACCCAGGCGGGGCTCGACCCGGACAGCCCGCCGAAGACGTGGGCCGAGGTGCACGCAGCCGCGAAGAAGATCGCCGGCCTCGGCAGCGGGTACGTCGGTTTCGGTGAGTACAGCGCGGGCAACACCGGCGGCTGGCACTTCGCCGCATCGCTGTACGGCCGTGGCGGCGAGATGGTCAGCGAGGACGGCAAGGCGGCGGCGTTCAACAGCCCCGAGGGCAAGGCCGTACTGGAGAACCTCAAGCAGATGCGCTGGACCGACAACAGCATGGGCGCCAAGCAGCTCCTGCAGTGGGAGGACCTGATGCGGATGATGGGTGGCGGCAAGCTGGGCATGATGATCGGCGCGCCGGACGTCGTACAGTCCGTGAACAACGACTTCCAGGGCAAGTTCGAGGACTACGGCGTGACCGCGTTGCCCGAGTCCGACGGCAAGTCCTCGCTCAGTGGTGGCGACGGCTACATGTTCAACGCGAAGGCCACGCCGGAGAAGATCCGGGCGGGCCTGCTCTGGCTGGAGTTCCATGAGCTGACGCCGGGTAAGGGCCAGTTCAACTACGAGCGGTCCAAGGCGCAGGGCCGTCCGGTCGGCCTGCCGATCCCGGACCTGTACGGCAAGACCGCGCCGGGCGAGGAGATCGCCACCCTGCGGAAGAAGTACGCGACCATCCCGGTTGAGCACTTCACGCCGTACGTCGACGGCAACGCGAACGTCACCAACAAGCTCGAGCCGCCGAAGGCCCAGGAGCTGTACGCCATCCTCGACGTGGCCATGTCGGCCGTATTGACCCGGCAGGACGCGGACA